In Camelus dromedarius isolate mCamDro1 chromosome 4, mCamDro1.pat, whole genome shotgun sequence, the following are encoded in one genomic region:
- the TMEM169 gene encoding transmembrane protein 169, translating to MEELAPVEGEGRLPSPHQGSLRKVVAAALALDGESTMGRRKKKKKESRPESIIIYRSESDKLDEEPGEFEGGDQPKEEEGDDFLDYPGDDDMWNMPSDSRYVTLTGTITRGKKKGQLVDIHVTLTEKELQELTKPKVSSREMTPGGRKACQLGADRGPHVVLWTLVCLPVVFILSFVVSFYYGTITWYNIFLVYNEERTFWHKISCCPCLILFYPVLIMAMASSLGLYAAVVQLSWSWGAWWQAARDMEKGFCGWLCSKLGLEDCSPYTIVELLESDNISGNLSNKDATQEVETSTV from the exons ATGGAAGAGCTGGCACCAGTGGAAGGCGAGGGCCGGCTCCCGAGCCCCCACCAGGGCTCTCTGAGGAAGGTCGTGGCAGCTGCCCTGGCCCTGGACGGGGAATCCACAATGGGTCgtaggaaaaagaagaagaaagagtccCGCCCAGAATCTATCATCATCTACAGGTCAGAGAGTGACAAACTGGATGAGGAGCCTGGGGAATTCGAAGGTGGAGACCAGCctaaagaggaggagggagatgatTTCCTAGACTATCCTGGGGATGATG ATATGTGGAACATGCCTTCGGACAGCCGCTATGTCACGTTAACTGGGACCATCACACGAGGGAAGAAAAAGGGGCAGCTGGTAGACATCCATGTCACGTTGACAGAGAAGGAGCTGCAGGAACTGACCAAGCCTAAAGTGTCGTCAAGGGAGATGACACCTGGAGGTAGAAAGGCCTGCCAGTTGGGAGCAGACCGTGGGCCCCACGTGGTCCTCTGGACGCTGGTCTGCCTGCCTGTGGTCTTCATCCTCTCCTTCGTGGTCTCTTTCTACTATGGCACTATCACCTGGTACAACATCTTCCTTGTGTACAATGAGGAGAGGACCTTCTGGCACAAGATCTCATGTTGCCCCTGCCTCATTCTCTTCTATCCAGTGCTCATCATGGCCATGGCCTCTTCCCTGGGCCTCTATGCTGCTGTGGTCCAGCTCTCGTGGTCCTGGGGAGCGTGGTGGCAAGCTGCCCGGGACATGGAGAAAGGCTTCTGTGGCTGGCTGTGCAGCAAGCTGGGTCTGGAGGACTGTTCTCCCTACACCATTGTGGAGTTGCTTGAATCTGATAACATCTCAGGCAATCTGTCCAACAAGGATGCCACCCAGGAGGTAGAAACGTCCACTGTCTAA